A single Dechloromonas denitrificans DNA region contains:
- a CDS encoding ABC transporter permease codes for MLAYIVRRLLYAIPILIGVNLITFALFFVVNTPDDMARMQLGVKRVTPEAIEKWKVERGYDKPLMINPAASGLAVVTDTVFFAKSARMFAGDFGRAEDGRDIAREISARMGPSLAIALPTFILGLFVSISFALTLAFFRATAFDFWGVVLCVAMMSISGLFYIIGGQYLISKIWRLMPISGYGTGLEAWRFLILPVLIGVIGGIGSGARWYRTIFLEEITKEYVRTARAKGLTETAILFRHVLRNGMIPILTQVVVVIPTLFMGALVMESFFGIPGLGSYTIDAINSQDFAVVRSMVFIGAVLYIVALLLTDIFYTIADPRIRLQ; via the coding sequence GTGCTTGCCTACATCGTTCGTCGCCTCCTCTACGCCATCCCGATTCTGATCGGGGTGAATCTGATCACCTTCGCGCTGTTCTTCGTCGTCAATACGCCGGATGACATGGCGCGCATGCAACTCGGGGTGAAGCGCGTGACGCCGGAGGCGATCGAGAAATGGAAAGTCGAGCGCGGCTATGACAAGCCGCTGATGATCAATCCGGCGGCCAGCGGGCTGGCGGTTGTCACCGATACCGTGTTCTTCGCGAAATCGGCGCGCATGTTCGCCGGCGATTTCGGCCGCGCCGAGGACGGCCGCGACATCGCCCGGGAAATTTCGGCGCGGATGGGTCCGTCGCTGGCCATTGCGCTGCCCACGTTTATTCTCGGGTTGTTCGTCTCGATCAGCTTCGCGCTGACGCTGGCCTTCTTCCGCGCCACCGCCTTCGACTTCTGGGGCGTCGTGCTGTGCGTCGCGATGATGTCGATTTCCGGCCTCTTCTACATCATCGGCGGCCAGTACCTGATCAGCAAGATCTGGCGGCTGATGCCGATTTCCGGCTATGGCACCGGGCTCGAGGCCTGGCGCTTCCTGATCCTGCCGGTGCTGATCGGGGTGATTGGGGGAATTGGTTCAGGTGCGCGCTGGTATCGCACTATCTTCCTGGAAGAAATCACCAAAGAGTATGTGCGCACGGCAAGGGCAAAAGGCCTTACTGAAACTGCCATCCTGTTCCGCCATGTCTTGCGTAATGGGATGATCCCAATTCTCACTCAGGTGGTTGTTGTAATCCCTACGCTTTTCATGGGGGCATTGGTCATGGAGTCTTTCTTCGGAATTCCCGGCTTGGGCAGTTACACGATCGATGCAATCAATTCGCAGGATTTCGCCGTTGTCCGTTCGATGGTTTTTATCGGTGCCGTCCTCTACATCGTCGCTCTATTGTTGACGGATATTTTCTATACCATCGCCGATCCGAGAATAAGGTTGCAGTAA
- a CDS encoding ABC transporter permease, producing the protein MRFEIVILWSDAFVWLLVFSGWGLAHLVAKDEALIRSWRKLGANRVGMASATVLLAFVLIGLLDSLHYRVQMNSEAGQKVTYAIEVLSVLDALAAPLRLRNEKTYSEPFATRLYAKESIDLPGGGTVRDYPRLKHGGVHLGEREAEVAADAGFTALRAGLAACIGWLALAGIASLVAGRGAAGGSGWRKIWRGETAFAWNAVLIALGFILLLVVPLLWLAGQYHVFGTDKVGQDVLYQVLKSVRTGLIIGLVTTLVMLPMAVLLGIVAGYFRGWIDDLIQYVYTVLNSIPGVLLIAAAVLMMQVVIDTHPQWFSTAAERADLRLLALCFILGITSWTGLCRLLRGETLKLRELEYIQAAQAFGVSNWRIIVRHILPNLMHIVIIALVMDFSGLVLAEAVLSYVGIGVDPNMNSFGTMINNARMELGREPVVWWSLAAAFVAMFTLVLAANLFADAIRDAFDPRAA; encoded by the coding sequence ATGCGGTTTGAGATTGTTATTCTCTGGTCGGATGCCTTCGTTTGGTTGCTTGTTTTCTCCGGATGGGGGCTTGCACATCTCGTGGCGAAGGATGAGGCCTTAATTCGGTCATGGCGCAAGCTGGGCGCGAACCGCGTAGGCATGGCCTCGGCCACCGTGCTGCTGGCGTTCGTCCTGATCGGCCTGCTCGATTCGCTGCACTACCGGGTGCAGATGAACAGCGAGGCGGGGCAGAAAGTCACTTACGCCATCGAAGTGCTGTCGGTGCTCGATGCGCTTGCCGCGCCGCTGCGTTTGCGCAATGAGAAAACCTATTCCGAACCCTTTGCCACCCGCCTCTATGCCAAGGAAAGCATCGATCTGCCGGGCGGCGGTACGGTCCGCGACTACCCGCGCCTGAAGCATGGTGGCGTCCATCTCGGCGAGCGCGAGGCCGAGGTGGCGGCCGATGCCGGATTCACCGCGTTGCGGGCCGGGCTGGCCGCTTGCATTGGCTGGCTGGCCCTGGCCGGCATCGCTTCGCTCGTCGCCGGTCGCGGCGCGGCTGGCGGTTCGGGCTGGCGCAAGATCTGGCGCGGCGAAACGGCGTTCGCCTGGAATGCCGTGCTGATCGCGCTCGGCTTCATCCTGCTGCTTGTCGTGCCGCTGCTCTGGCTGGCCGGTCAGTATCACGTCTTCGGCACCGACAAGGTCGGCCAGGACGTGCTCTATCAGGTGCTGAAAAGCGTGCGCACCGGGTTGATCATCGGCCTGGTGACGACCCTGGTGATGCTGCCGATGGCCGTGCTGCTCGGCATCGTCGCCGGCTATTTTCGCGGCTGGATCGACGACCTGATCCAGTACGTCTATACCGTCCTCAACTCGATTCCCGGCGTGCTGCTGATCGCCGCTGCCGTGCTGATGATGCAGGTGGTCATCGACACCCACCCGCAATGGTTCTCGACCGCCGCCGAACGCGCCGATCTGCGCCTGCTGGCGCTCTGTTTCATCCTCGGTATCACCAGCTGGACCGGATTGTGCCGGCTGCTGCGCGGCGAAACGCTGAAGCTGCGCGAACTCGAATACATCCAGGCGGCGCAGGCTTTCGGTGTCTCGAACTGGCGGATCATCGTCCGTCACATCCTGCCCAACCTGATGCACATCGTGATCATCGCGCTGGTCATGGATTTCTCCGGGCTGGTGCTGGCCGAAGCGGTACTCTCTTACGTCGGCATCGGGGTCGATCCAAACATGAACAGCTTCGGCACGATGATCAACAACGCCCGCATGGAACTGGGCCGCGAACCGGTCGTCTGGTGGTCGCTGGCCGCGGCCTTCGTCGCGATGTTCACGCTGGTGCTGGCGGCCAACCTGTTCGCCGACGCGATCCGCGATGCATTCGATCCGAGGGCGGCGTAA
- a CDS encoding ABC transporter ATP-binding protein produces MLQVENLRLGFMANGQTFAAVDGISFAIAKGETFALLGESGCGKSATAQGIMRLLPAAGRILDGSIRLDGEALLTLPEADMRAYRGGRMAMIFQEPATSLNPVLTVGRQIGEVLERHRQLVGQAATGRMLELLRLVGIADPERRLGEYPFQLSGGMKQRVMIAIALAGEPELLIADEPTTALDVTVQAQILDLLAGLQAERGMGMLLITHDLGVVARMAHRIGVMYAGELVEVASRQEFFIRPRHPYTQALFAALPEVSRRGLRLTTIPGQVPVLSAMPAGCRFADRCAHVMAQCRSESPAWRAVGEGHVVRCHWTGEAAEAGPARHAVSELEIEPARPFLEVDALKVHFPIRRGLLQRTVGHVRAVDGVSLAISAGRTLALVGESGCGKTTVGKALLQLIQPTAGSVKLANRELVGMKPKRLRAARRHMQMVFQDPFASLNPRMRVGEIIAEGMAALALTADRATQAEALSALLSQVGLPDEAAGRYPHEFSGGQRQRIAIARALAVQPELLICDEPTSALDVSVQAQILNLLKKLQEELGVAYLFITHNFAVVEYLAHDVAVMYLGRIVERGRAEEVLRSPRHPYTQALLSAVPVPRLDGQSAVVRLPGETPSPANPPSGCHFHPRCPHVMAVCRESYPESSDVSATHTVNCHWRAV; encoded by the coding sequence ATGTTACAGGTCGAAAATCTCCGTCTCGGCTTCATGGCCAATGGCCAGACCTTTGCCGCGGTGGACGGTATTTCCTTCGCCATTGCCAAAGGCGAAACCTTTGCCCTGCTCGGCGAGTCGGGCTGCGGCAAGTCGGCCACGGCGCAGGGCATCATGCGCCTGCTGCCGGCCGCCGGCCGCATTCTCGACGGCAGCATCCGGCTCGATGGCGAGGCCTTGCTGACCCTGCCGGAGGCCGACATGCGCGCCTATCGCGGCGGCCGGATGGCGATGATCTTTCAGGAGCCGGCGACCAGCCTGAACCCGGTGCTCACCGTCGGCCGGCAGATTGGCGAAGTGCTCGAACGCCATCGCCAACTGGTCGGCCAGGCGGCGACCGGGCGGATGCTCGAATTGCTGCGTCTGGTCGGCATCGCCGACCCGGAACGGCGGCTCGGCGAATATCCCTTCCAGCTCTCGGGCGGCATGAAGCAACGGGTGATGATTGCCATCGCACTAGCCGGCGAGCCGGAGCTGCTGATCGCCGACGAACCGACCACCGCCCTTGACGTTACCGTCCAGGCGCAGATCCTCGACCTGCTGGCTGGCCTGCAGGCGGAGCGCGGCATGGGCATGCTGCTGATTACCCACGATCTCGGCGTCGTCGCCCGCATGGCGCACCGCATCGGCGTCATGTACGCCGGCGAACTGGTCGAGGTGGCCAGCCGCCAGGAATTTTTCATCCGGCCGAGGCATCCCTACACCCAGGCGCTGTTTGCCGCCTTGCCGGAAGTGTCGCGGCGCGGCTTGCGGCTGACCACGATTCCTGGTCAGGTGCCAGTGCTTTCGGCCATGCCCGCCGGCTGTCGTTTTGCCGACCGCTGCGCCCATGTCATGGCGCAGTGTCGCAGCGAGTCGCCCGCCTGGCGCGCGGTCGGTGAAGGCCATGTCGTCCGTTGCCACTGGACCGGCGAGGCGGCCGAGGCAGGGCCGGCGCGCCACGCTGTCAGCGAGTTGGAGATCGAACCGGCCCGGCCATTCCTCGAAGTCGATGCCTTGAAAGTCCATTTTCCGATCCGCCGTGGCCTGCTGCAACGGACGGTCGGCCATGTGCGGGCGGTCGATGGCGTGTCGCTGGCCATCTCGGCCGGCCGCACGCTGGCCCTGGTCGGCGAATCCGGCTGCGGCAAGACGACGGTCGGCAAGGCCTTGTTGCAACTGATCCAGCCGACGGCCGGCAGCGTCAAGCTCGCTAACCGCGAGCTGGTCGGCATGAAGCCGAAGCGCCTGCGCGCCGCCCGGCGGCACATGCAGATGGTGTTCCAGGATCCGTTCGCGTCGCTCAATCCACGGATGCGGGTCGGCGAGATCATTGCCGAGGGGATGGCGGCGCTGGCTCTGACCGCCGACCGGGCGACGCAGGCTGAAGCGCTGTCCGCCTTGCTCAGTCAGGTCGGGCTGCCGGACGAAGCAGCCGGGCGTTATCCGCATGAGTTTTCCGGCGGCCAGCGTCAGCGCATCGCGATCGCCCGCGCCCTGGCCGTGCAGCCGGAGCTGCTGATCTGCGACGAGCCGACCTCGGCGCTCGATGTCTCGGTGCAGGCGCAGATTCTCAATCTGTTGAAGAAGTTGCAGGAAGAACTGGGCGTCGCCTACCTGTTCATCACCCATAACTTCGCGGTGGTCGAATATCTGGCGCACGATGTGGCGGTGATGTATCTCGGCCGCATTGTCGAACGGGGCAGGGCGGAAGAAGTGCTGCGCTCACCGCGCCATCCTTACACTCAGGCGCTGCTGTCGGCGGTGCCGGTGCCCCGCCTCGATGGCCAAAGTGCGGTCGTCCGTTTGCCGGGAGAGACGCCGTCGCCGGCCAATCCGCCGTCGGGCTGCCACTTTCATCCGCGCTGTCCGCACGTCATGGCGGTCTGTCGCGAGAGCTACCCGGAAAGCAGCGACGTTTCAGCGACCCATACGGTCAACTGCCATTGGCGGGCGGTTTAA
- a CDS encoding transglycosylase SLT domain-containing protein — protein MSSPSDAETGSPDGALTIHEVRAALQPPTTIDLTAETDNLWDRIRNGFAMTNLNDDLVLRHQHWYQSHPDALRRMVERSRPYLHHIVEELEARGMPTELALLPMVESSFNPMAYSRSHASGLWQFIPATGKRFNLEQNWWQDQRRDIVASTDAALEYLQTIYDMHGDWHLALASYNWGEGAVKRAVDKNNARGLPADYASLTMPNETRNYVPKLQALKNIFGNPVLMVQLGLPEILNRPYFATIDTERAIDVKTAARLANMPVEDFLALNPSHNRPVIHADSAVVLPADKLAIFRSNLEKNSARLTEWQTYTLKNGEKLDKVAPRFGIALPELLRINGLPVKVRLGAGSTLLVPAGDGAEDLGNLQSVAAPQQIIEPEPVAPARNSRTTTGKTAKAPAKGGGKAAIQASSKGAKPLAKAPAKLPTKPAAKADNGKKAAPTKPAAPSKGGKPGKGRRN, from the coding sequence ATGTCCTCGCCGAGCGATGCAGAAACCGGATCACCGGACGGCGCCCTGACCATCCATGAAGTGCGCGCTGCGCTGCAGCCGCCAACGACCATCGACCTGACGGCCGAAACGGACAATCTGTGGGATCGCATCCGCAACGGTTTTGCGATGACCAATCTCAATGATGACCTGGTGCTGCGCCACCAGCACTGGTATCAGAGTCATCCGGATGCCCTGCGCCGCATGGTCGAACGCAGTCGCCCCTATCTGCACCACATCGTCGAAGAACTCGAAGCGCGTGGCATGCCGACCGAACTGGCGCTGCTGCCGATGGTCGAAAGCTCGTTCAACCCGATGGCCTACTCGCGTTCGCATGCCTCGGGCCTGTGGCAGTTCATTCCGGCCACCGGCAAGCGTTTCAATCTGGAACAGAACTGGTGGCAGGACCAACGCCGCGATATCGTCGCCTCGACCGACGCGGCGCTCGAATACCTGCAAACCATCTACGACATGCATGGCGACTGGCATCTGGCGCTGGCTTCCTACAACTGGGGTGAAGGCGCCGTCAAACGCGCCGTCGACAAGAACAACGCCCGGGGCCTGCCGGCCGATTACGCCAGCCTGACCATGCCGAACGAAACCCGGAACTACGTCCCGAAACTGCAGGCCTTGAAGAATATCTTCGGCAACCCGGTCCTGATGGTCCAGCTCGGCCTGCCGGAAATCCTCAACCGTCCGTATTTCGCGACCATCGATACCGAACGGGCGATCGATGTAAAAACCGCCGCCCGGCTGGCCAACATGCCGGTCGAGGATTTCCTGGCGCTCAACCCGTCACATAACCGCCCCGTCATCCACGCGGATTCGGCAGTTGTGCTGCCGGCCGACAAACTGGCGATTTTCCGCAGCAACCTCGAAAAAAATTCAGCGCGGCTGACCGAATGGCAGACCTACACGCTGAAGAATGGCGAAAAGCTCGACAAGGTCGCGCCACGCTTCGGTATCGCCTTGCCCGAATTGCTGCGGATCAACGGCCTGCCGGTCAAGGTTCGTTTGGGGGCTGGCTCGACGCTGCTCGTCCCGGCCGGCGACGGGGCCGAGGACCTGGGTAATCTGCAAAGCGTCGCCGCCCCGCAACAGATCATCGAGCCGGAACCGGTCGCCCCGGCGCGCAACAGCCGGACGACCACCGGCAAGACCGCCAAGGCGCCGGCCAAGGGCGGCGGCAAGGCGGCCATCCAGGCCAGCAGCAAAGGCGCCAAGCCGCTCGCCAAAGCGCCAGCCAAGCTGCCCACCAAGCCAGCCGCCAAGGCGGACAATGGCAAAAAAGCCGCCCCGACCAAGCCGGCCGCGCCAAGCAAGGGTGGCAAGCCGGGCAAAGGACGACGCAACTGA
- a CDS encoding LysR family transcriptional regulator, whose product MRITLRQIEVFAAIARSENVSRAARQLSMSQSAASSALVELERQFDCPLFDRIGKSLRLNSTGRGLLPQVQDMLARATDIEAYLAGGVLGPLAVGATLTIGNYLATLVVAEYLRRHPASKVSLHVANTHSIVEQLSRFELDIGLIEGEADDPNLLLEPWLDDTLVAFCAPQHPLASAGEVSRQLLSEQKWIVREHGSGTRALFDRVIAKALPDIHIQLELEHTEAIKRAVESGLGIGCLSRLSLREAFRRGSLVEIATPQFDLRRHFYFARHRQRPISPAARTFLELCRETSGTAQGTDTLQLPFIS is encoded by the coding sequence ATGCGAATCACCCTGCGCCAGATTGAAGTCTTTGCCGCCATCGCCCGGAGCGAAAATGTCTCGCGCGCCGCCAGACAGCTGTCGATGTCGCAGTCGGCGGCAAGCAGCGCGCTGGTCGAACTGGAGCGCCAGTTCGACTGCCCGCTGTTCGACCGTATCGGCAAGTCGCTGCGCCTCAACAGCACCGGACGCGGCCTGCTCCCCCAGGTGCAGGACATGCTGGCTCGCGCGACGGACATCGAAGCCTATCTGGCCGGCGGCGTCCTCGGCCCGCTGGCGGTCGGCGCCACCTTGACCATCGGCAACTACCTGGCCACCCTGGTTGTCGCCGAATACCTGCGCCGCCATCCGGCATCAAAGGTCAGCCTGCATGTCGCCAACACCCACAGCATCGTCGAACAACTCTCCCGCTTTGAACTCGATATCGGCCTGATCGAAGGCGAGGCGGACGATCCCAACCTGTTGCTCGAACCCTGGCTGGACGACACGCTGGTTGCCTTTTGCGCCCCGCAGCATCCGCTGGCCTCGGCCGGCGAGGTCAGCCGGCAACTGCTGAGCGAACAGAAGTGGATCGTCCGCGAGCATGGCTCGGGAACCCGCGCCCTGTTCGACCGCGTCATTGCCAAAGCCTTGCCGGATATCCACATCCAGCTCGAACTGGAACATACGGAAGCGATCAAGCGGGCCGTCGAGTCCGGGCTGGGCATCGGCTGCCTGTCCCGCCTGTCGCTGCGCGAGGCTTTTCGGCGCGGCAGCCTGGTCGAAATCGCAACCCCGCAGTTCGACCTGCGCCGGCATTTTTATTTTGCCCGCCACCGGCAACGCCCGATCAGTCCGGCGGCCCGGACCTTCCTCGAGCTGTGTCGGGAAACCAGCGGCACGGCCCAGGGAACCGACACCCTGCAACTGCCGTTTATCAGCTGA
- a CDS encoding ferredoxin--NADP reductase gives MSNLATEKIISVHHWNDTLFSFRTTRDPGLRFINGQFVMIGLEVNGRPLTRAYSIASANHEEHLEFFSIKVPNGPLTSRLQHLQPGDPIIVSKKPTGTLVLHDLKPGKRLFMFATGTGLAPFMSLIHDPEVYEKFEKIILIHGVRWTNELAYHDYIEHEIRQHEFFGDWAREKLVYYPTVTREPFRNEGRLTDLIESGKLFADIGLPSLDPVTDRAMICGSPAMLADTAAMLDARGFKVGHHHTGELGDYVIERAFVEK, from the coding sequence ATGAGCAACCTTGCTACCGAGAAAATCATCTCCGTCCATCACTGGAACGACACGCTGTTTTCTTTCCGCACGACGCGCGATCCCGGTCTGCGCTTCATCAACGGTCAGTTCGTGATGATCGGACTGGAAGTGAATGGCCGGCCGCTGACCCGCGCTTACAGCATCGCCAGCGCCAATCATGAAGAGCATCTGGAGTTTTTCAGCATCAAGGTGCCGAACGGACCGCTGACCTCGCGCCTGCAGCACCTGCAACCGGGTGACCCGATCATCGTCAGCAAGAAGCCGACCGGAACGCTGGTTCTGCATGACTTGAAACCGGGCAAGCGCCTGTTCATGTTCGCCACCGGCACCGGTCTGGCGCCCTTCATGAGCCTGATTCACGATCCCGAAGTGTACGAAAAGTTCGAGAAAATCATCCTGATTCACGGTGTTCGCTGGACCAATGAGCTGGCCTATCACGACTATATCGAGCACGAAATCAGGCAGCACGAGTTCTTTGGCGATTGGGCGCGTGAAAAGCTGGTGTACTACCCGACGGTGACCCGTGAGCCGTTCCGCAACGAAGGCCGGCTGACCGACCTGATCGAATCCGGCAAGCTCTTTGCCGATATCGGCTTGCCGTCGCTCGATCCGGTCACCGACCGGGCAATGATCTGCGGCAGCCCGGCCATGCTGGCCGACACGGCAGCCATGCTCGATGCGCGGGGATTCAAGGTTGGCCACCACCACACCGGGGAACTGGGCGATTACGTCATCGAGCGGGCTTTCGTCGAGAAATAG
- the gltX gene encoding glutamate--tRNA ligase, whose protein sequence is MKPVRTRFAPSPTGYLHIGGARTALFSWAFARRHGGTFILRIEDTDVARSTPEAVQAILDGMQWLELGHDEGPFYQMQRMDRYKEVIQQMLVSGAAYRCYTTRDELDALRAEQEARKEKPRYDGRWRPETGKVLPTPPADVPPVIRFKNPKDGVVAWDDQVKGRIEIANGELDDLIIARADGTPTYNFCVCVDDWDMGITHVIRGDDHVNNTPRQINILQALGAEVPQYAHLSMILGDDGAKLSKRHGAVSVMQYDDEGFLPEAVINYLARLGWSHGDDEVFTRQQFIEWFDLDHITASAAQFNTEKLLWLNQHYMKLMPPAELSAKIKARLAARGVDTDAGPDLEKAVTLYVDRSNTLNVLADAVEVFYAHVTPNPELLAQHLPDEARPALADFAAGIATVAWEAPAINALIKETVTKHGLKMPKLAMPLRVILTGQAQTPSVDAVIALIGRDKVIAALRQNI, encoded by the coding sequence ATGAAGCCAGTCCGCACCCGTTTTGCCCCCAGCCCCACCGGTTACCTCCACATCGGCGGCGCGCGCACCGCTCTCTTCTCCTGGGCGTTTGCCCGTCGTCATGGTGGCACCTTCATTCTGCGCATCGAAGACACCGATGTCGCCCGCTCGACCCCGGAAGCCGTGCAGGCGATTCTGGACGGCATGCAGTGGCTCGAACTGGGCCACGATGAAGGGCCGTTCTACCAGATGCAGCGCATGGATCGCTACAAGGAAGTAATCCAGCAGATGCTGGTCAGCGGCGCTGCCTACCGGTGCTACACAACACGCGACGAGCTCGATGCCCTGCGCGCCGAGCAGGAAGCGCGCAAGGAAAAGCCGCGTTACGATGGCCGCTGGCGTCCGGAAACCGGCAAGGTCTTGCCGACGCCGCCGGCCGATGTGCCACCGGTCATCCGTTTCAAGAACCCGAAGGACGGCGTCGTGGCCTGGGACGACCAGGTCAAGGGCCGCATCGAGATTGCCAACGGCGAACTCGACGACCTGATCATCGCCCGGGCCGACGGCACGCCGACCTACAATTTCTGCGTCTGCGTCGACGACTGGGACATGGGCATCACCCACGTCATTCGCGGTGACGACCACGTCAACAACACGCCACGCCAGATCAACATCCTGCAGGCTCTCGGTGCCGAAGTGCCGCAATACGCGCACCTCTCGATGATCCTCGGCGACGATGGCGCCAAGCTGTCGAAGCGCCATGGCGCGGTATCCGTGATGCAGTACGACGACGAAGGTTTCCTGCCGGAAGCGGTCATCAACTACCTGGCGCGTCTCGGCTGGTCGCACGGCGATGACGAAGTATTCACCCGGCAGCAATTCATCGAGTGGTTCGATCTCGACCACATTACCGCTTCGGCGGCCCAGTTCAATACCGAAAAGCTGCTCTGGCTGAACCAGCACTACATGAAGCTGATGCCGCCGGCCGAGTTGTCCGCCAAGATCAAGGCTCGCCTCGCCGCGCGCGGAGTCGACACCGATGCCGGCCCCGACCTGGAAAAAGCGGTGACGCTGTATGTCGATCGCAGCAACACGCTGAACGTTCTGGCCGATGCCGTCGAAGTGTTCTACGCCCACGTCACGCCGAATCCGGAACTGCTTGCCCAGCACCTGCCGGATGAAGCCCGCCCCGCACTGGCCGATTTTGCCGCAGGCATTGCCACGGTTGCCTGGGAAGCGCCGGCGATCAATGCGCTGATCAAGGAAACGGTGACCAAACATGGCTTGAAAATGCCGAAGCTGGCGATGCCGCTGCGCGTCATCCTGACCGGCCAGGCACAGACCCCTTCCGTCGATGCCGTAATCGCGCTGATCGGCCGCGATAAGGTCATCGCCGCATTGAGACAAAATATCTAA